The following proteins are co-located in the Paenibacillus sp. FSL H8-0079 genome:
- a CDS encoding universal stress protein, with product MLKRILVAVDGSDHAHKALEQALILAENMKQPASLLIVHVNPAISINEPALGVDLEARIAKEGQHVIEPVTRQLSGRDVAYETLLIAGDPVNEICRVARERDCGMIVMGTGGKGMLAEMIVGSVSHGVLKHAECPVLTVK from the coding sequence ATGCTGAAACGTATATTGGTTGCTGTTGATGGATCGGATCATGCGCATAAGGCTTTGGAGCAAGCACTGATCCTGGCTGAAAATATGAAACAACCCGCAAGTCTGTTGATCGTGCATGTTAATCCTGCCATTTCTATTAATGAACCTGCATTGGGTGTCGATCTGGAAGCTCGGATTGCCAAAGAAGGCCAACATGTTATAGAACCGGTGACCAGACAGTTGTCCGGACGGGACGTTGCGTATGAAACGCTGCTAATTGCGGGCGATCCCGTTAATGAGATCTGCCGTGTGGCGCGTGAACGAGATTGTGGAATGATTGTGATGGGTACAGGCGGGAAAGGCATGCTGGCAGAGATGATCGTGGGCAGTGTCAGTCATGGCGTGTTAAAACATGCAGAATGCCCCGTCCTGACGGTGAAATAA
- a CDS encoding aldehyde dehydrogenase family protein, whose protein sequence is MKKQHLFIGGKPTESVDYKALQAPYSGETLAEVSSASAEEAEAAVAAAVQAGKEMRQMPAHQRADILYKLSSMLEERKEEAARIIALEAAKPITAALAEVDRTVETYRFAAEEAKRLTGETVPMDAAKGGEGRIGYTMRQPLGVIGAITPFNFPMNLVAHKVGPALAAGNTIVLKPAEQTPLSSYYIANLLQEAGLPDGALNVVSGDGKTIGDVLVEHPRVARITFTGSPAVGTSIRSKAGMKRVTLELGSNAAVIVDKDADLDKVVPRCVTGAFTYQGQVCISLQRIYVHRDISDEFIRSFAEAAKQVVVGDPLEPDTVVSALITSKDVQRTLDWIEEAKQAGAEVAAGGQAEGGVLRPTVLVNVPRDAKVSCQEVFAPIVVINTVDSVEEGIEYVNDSIYGLQAGVFTNDIHTALHAVDQIEAGGVMINDIPTFRVDHMPYGGVKQSGIGREGVKYAVEEMTELKFVMFNKG, encoded by the coding sequence ATGAAAAAACAACATCTGTTTATCGGTGGCAAACCGACCGAATCCGTAGATTATAAAGCACTTCAAGCACCATACTCCGGGGAAACGCTGGCAGAAGTCTCGTCGGCTTCAGCAGAGGAAGCGGAGGCTGCTGTTGCAGCTGCGGTGCAGGCTGGGAAGGAGATGCGCCAGATGCCTGCACATCAGCGTGCAGATATTCTGTACAAGTTGTCCTCCATGCTTGAAGAACGCAAGGAAGAAGCAGCGCGAATCATTGCACTTGAAGCGGCGAAGCCGATTACTGCAGCGCTGGCTGAGGTAGACCGTACGGTGGAAACGTATCGTTTTGCCGCTGAGGAAGCCAAGCGGCTGACCGGAGAGACGGTTCCGATGGATGCAGCGAAAGGTGGAGAAGGGCGTATCGGGTATACGATGCGACAACCGTTAGGCGTTATTGGAGCCATAACGCCGTTTAATTTTCCAATGAACCTGGTAGCTCACAAGGTGGGTCCAGCGCTGGCAGCGGGCAATACGATTGTTCTCAAACCTGCGGAGCAGACACCCCTGTCATCCTATTACATTGCTAATTTGCTTCAGGAAGCCGGACTACCAGATGGTGCACTGAACGTGGTGAGCGGTGATGGTAAAACGATTGGTGATGTGCTTGTGGAGCACCCCCGTGTTGCTCGCATTACGTTTACAGGCAGTCCAGCGGTAGGCACGAGCATTCGTAGCAAAGCAGGAATGAAACGCGTGACACTGGAACTTGGGTCGAATGCAGCGGTGATCGTGGATAAGGACGCAGATCTGGACAAAGTGGTTCCTCGATGTGTGACGGGAGCTTTCACGTATCAGGGACAGGTATGTATCTCGCTACAGCGGATTTACGTACATCGTGATATTTCGGATGAATTCATACGGAGCTTTGCTGAAGCGGCCAAACAAGTGGTGGTCGGAGACCCGCTCGAGCCGGATACGGTAGTTTCTGCGCTGATTACGTCCAAAGATGTACAGCGCACGCTCGATTGGATTGAAGAAGCCAAACAGGCTGGGGCTGAAGTAGCAGCAGGCGGTCAAGCTGAAGGAGGCGTTCTGCGTCCAACCGTGCTGGTTAACGTTCCACGTGATGCCAAGGTATCCTGTCAGGAAGTGTTTGCACCCATCGTGGTGATCAATACTGTGGATTCGGTTGAAGAGGGCATTGAATATGTCAACGATTCCATCTATGGGCTTCAGGCAGGTGTGTTCACAAATGATATTCATACGGCCCTCCATGCTGTCGATCAGATCGAGGCAGGCGGAGTTATGATTAATGATATTCCAACGTTCCGGGTCGATCACATGCCTTATGGTGGTGTGAAGCAGAGTGGTATTGGGCGTGAAGGTGTAAAATATGCGGTAGAGGAAATGACGGAATTGAAGTTTGTCATGTTTAACAAAGGATGA